A part of Fibrobacter sp. UWH4 genomic DNA contains:
- a CDS encoding FISUMP domain-containing protein → MNSENEAIKYCPFCKNQVKKSLDDIRSDINKFLSPYFDLYGDDIITDILDDEIIQRKPAMSALHIEQGLFEDPRDGELYETVTIDGREWFAENLRFHCRNSVVLDDNNIYQGTFGLLYTYHDAKKYIPEGWRLPTIEDWDSLINFADEITCNSTRSLMHKDGWKGTDGVYPIDNFGFGIYAAGYVDILGESVYVAESRDSEVTCFWADSSTDCDSEGHHAVNSLSLSKHGWEKNYRAPDYKFSVRLVREK, encoded by the coding sequence ATGAACAGCGAAAACGAAGCGATAAAGTATTGCCCATTTTGCAAGAACCAAGTAAAGAAATCTCTTGACGACATCCGTAGCGACATCAACAAGTTCCTGTCGCCTTATTTTGACTTGTACGGAGACGACATTATTACCGATATTCTTGATGACGAGATTATTCAGAGAAAACCCGCAATGTCTGCGTTGCACATTGAACAAGGCTTATTTGAGGACCCGCGCGATGGCGAGCTCTACGAGACGGTCACTATCGATGGCAGGGAATGGTTTGCCGAGAACTTGCGATTCCATTGCAGAAATAGCGTCGTTCTCGACGACAACAACATTTATCAAGGCACTTTCGGTCTACTGTACACTTACCACGACGCCAAGAAATACATTCCCGAGGGGTGGCGGCTGCCCACGATCGAAGATTGGGATTCCCTGATTAATTTTGCCGATGAAATCACGTGCAATTCCACCAGGTCGCTTATGCATAAAGACGGCTGGAAAGGCACCGACGGTGTGTACCCTATTGACAATTTCGGTTTCGGAATTTATGCCGCAGGCTATGTCGACATCCTTGGAGAATCCGTCTATGTTGCAGAATCGAGAGATTCCGAGGTGACGTGTTTCTGGGCCGACAGTTCAACGGATTGCGATAGCGAAGGCCACCACGCTGTCAATAGTTTGTCTTTGAGCAAGCACGGGTGGGAAAAGAATTACCGCGCCCCGGATTACAAGTTCTCCGTCCGGTTGGTGCGAGAAAAGTAA
- a CDS encoding patatin-like phospholipase family protein, whose translation MMLNNFGFVFSGGGAKGAWQLGVWKAFEEKGYRAKVVSGTSVGALNACLYAQGDIKKATCAWNEIDSWRLLHPDLFNIIMKGLPTAFWTCYNFSATTIMELLGISSKEDGFCLQDGLQELIEHHLNLNRRNLWLPIFVCAHSIEKSCPEYFAINSKDDWSPKEITDILLASAAIPVIYSSVNIRGKEYNDGGGGVLNFLFDYESDEYDNAPKAPLQRLPLDLIITLELEFKNNNDCIQKTKKGFHTAKIVPSKHLGDFIDGTIKFEQSFVNELIDLGYKDGLKWLNHNEVQLDLESFLSNSTILPKIIFD comes from the coding sequence ATGATGCTGAATAATTTCGGATTTGTTTTTTCAGGTGGTGGTGCAAAGGGCGCTTGGCAATTAGGTGTATGGAAGGCATTTGAGGAAAAAGGGTATAGAGCGAAAGTTGTATCAGGCACTTCTGTTGGTGCACTAAACGCTTGTCTATATGCTCAAGGAGATATAAAAAAAGCGACATGTGCTTGGAATGAAATAGACTCCTGGAGACTTTTGCACCCCGATCTTTTTAACATTATTATGAAGGGCCTGCCAACAGCTTTTTGGACATGTTACAATTTTTCTGCAACTACAATTATGGAATTGTTAGGAATATCTTCAAAAGAAGATGGATTTTGTTTGCAGGATGGGTTACAAGAATTGATAGAACACCATCTGAACTTAAATAGGCGAAATCTTTGGCTTCCTATTTTTGTTTGTGCACATTCCATTGAAAAATCTTGCCCTGAATATTTCGCGATTAATTCCAAAGATGATTGGTCGCCAAAAGAAATAACAGATATTTTATTGGCATCCGCGGCTATTCCCGTAATATATTCTTCTGTAAATATTCGGGGGAAAGAATATAATGATGGTGGTGGCGGAGTTCTAAATTTTTTGTTTGACTATGAAAGCGATGAATATGACAATGCCCCTAAAGCTCCTCTGCAAAGGTTGCCGCTTGATCTAATCATTACGCTGGAATTAGAATTTAAAAACAATAATGATTGCATTCAAAAGACAAAAAAAGGTTTCCATACTGCTAAAATTGTTCCATCTAAACATTTGGGCGATTTTATAGATGGAACGATAAAATTTGAACAATCGTTTGTGAATGAGTTAATTGATCTTGGGTATAAAGATGGTTTAAAATGGTTGAACCATAACGAGGTTCAATTGGACTTAGAGAGTTTTTTAAGCAATTCTACGATATTGCCCAAAATTATATTCGACTGA
- a CDS encoding ATP-binding protein: MVFSFKKKKTQEYSCPKCGGKWVGSAGGYDRNNPSKDMESTCNYLAEIEGKKCPFCAQAETRKLSLRKDKDMMDRPKEKTFVLQHPRFTLGDVYLMPKAKIQIDEALSKIKNYKKIYLEWNFKSADPDGAGTILNFYGKPGTGKTLTAEALAGTLGKEMLCLGMSDVESKFMGETAQNIQLAFEFAQKKDAVLFFDEADTLLGARLSNVTQGIDNEVNSLRSTLLIELERFEGIVIFATNFERNYDKAFVSRITQHVCFELPDADGRRHIWDKFLVSGIPLGDERESLLSKLADNSGGFSGRDIRTCMRLALPKAIHRCGDDEIKVSWTDFDSAIQDVRTQNYSVGMEIGSSRQEENRAALKMLGAKISNENSTNK, encoded by the coding sequence ATGGTATTTAGTTTCAAAAAAAAGAAAACGCAAGAATATTCCTGTCCTAAGTGTGGAGGGAAATGGGTCGGTTCTGCGGGTGGATATGACCGAAATAATCCATCCAAAGATATGGAATCAACTTGTAATTATCTTGCAGAAATCGAAGGAAAGAAATGCCCTTTTTGTGCACAAGCAGAAACTAGAAAACTTTCTTTACGGAAAGACAAGGATATGATGGACCGACCGAAAGAAAAAACTTTTGTCCTACAACATCCAAGATTCACTCTTGGAGATGTGTATTTAATGCCAAAGGCAAAGATACAGATAGATGAAGCTCTTTCTAAAATTAAGAACTACAAAAAAATCTATCTAGAATGGAATTTCAAAAGTGCTGATCCCGATGGAGCGGGGACTATTTTGAATTTTTATGGTAAGCCTGGTACTGGAAAAACATTGACTGCCGAAGCCTTGGCCGGAACGCTTGGAAAAGAAATGCTCTGTCTTGGCATGTCTGATGTCGAAAGCAAATTTATGGGAGAAACGGCACAGAATATCCAATTGGCTTTTGAATTTGCACAGAAAAAAGATGCTGTACTTTTTTTTGATGAAGCTGACACACTTCTTGGAGCAAGACTTTCTAATGTTACGCAAGGCATTGATAACGAAGTCAATTCTTTACGCTCCACGTTACTTATAGAATTAGAGCGATTTGAAGGAATTGTCATATTTGCAACAAATTTTGAGAGAAACTACGATAAAGCTTTTGTAAGCCGAATAACACAGCATGTGTGTTTTGAACTTCCTGATGCAGACGGTCGTCGCCATATTTGGGACAAGTTCCTTGTTTCGGGCATTCCCTTAGGGGACGAACGCGAATCGTTACTGTCTAAGTTGGCCGACAATTCAGGTGGTTTTTCTGGACGAGATATTCGAACCTGTATGCGCCTCGCGCTACCCAAAGCAATCCATCGATGTGGAGATGACGAAATCAAAGTCTCTTGGACGGATTTTGATTCCGCTATTCAAGATGTCAGAACGCAGAACTATTCCGTAGGAATGGAAATAGGCAGCTCTCGACAGGAAGAGAATCGAGCTGCTTTGAAAATGCTCGGTGCAAAGATTTCAAATGAAAATTCAACCAATAAATAA
- a CDS encoding WYL domain-containing protein, which produces MINVSQKIKVAVSHLLRSQMELDAEDYGLKSLSDLCNRILARYAEFAPPDPTKIGADDTLYKNVPPLQFSLNQAGESFANFANSFNKNAGTKIATLCRYYFECYVNMPRGKRECFIFRNELDKLTAAAESRTNVSLTYRGERKCVSPCFLAFSPSQVRAYVVVCDDKVDCTAAGARFHSLRLCHIRGVAPDTASKAFHCENFELSHQAEMFREHFDPFLCYGQSVKVKLTEEGAKRYNKLTTNRPKVIAKVGESGSAQAAATAEVNSAGTYTFECSEKLAKVYFPQFLSDADVLAPRELRLWFKEEFEKAAGVYKGI; this is translated from the coding sequence GCACCTGCTGCGTTCGCAAATGGAACTCGACGCCGAAGATTACGGACTCAAGAGCCTGAGCGACCTGTGCAACAGGATACTCGCCCGCTATGCGGAATTTGCGCCGCCCGACCCGACCAAAATCGGCGCCGACGATACTTTGTACAAAAACGTGCCGCCGCTGCAGTTCTCGCTGAACCAGGCAGGCGAAAGCTTTGCGAACTTCGCGAATTCATTTAACAAGAACGCGGGCACCAAAATCGCGACCCTCTGCCGCTACTATTTCGAATGCTACGTGAACATGCCCCGCGGCAAGCGCGAATGCTTCATTTTTCGCAACGAACTGGACAAGTTGACCGCCGCCGCGGAGTCCCGCACCAATGTTTCACTCACCTACCGCGGAGAACGAAAGTGCGTTTCGCCCTGCTTCTTGGCGTTCTCGCCGTCGCAGGTGCGGGCATACGTGGTGGTGTGCGACGACAAAGTAGACTGCACCGCTGCCGGTGCGCGATTCCATTCACTGCGGCTCTGCCACATCCGGGGAGTCGCTCCCGATACCGCAAGCAAGGCGTTCCACTGCGAAAACTTTGAACTCTCGCACCAGGCGGAAATGTTCCGCGAACACTTCGACCCGTTTTTGTGTTACGGACAAAGTGTCAAAGTAAAACTCACCGAAGAAGGCGCCAAACGCTACAACAAGCTCACCACCAACCGCCCGAAAGTGATCGCCAAAGTTGGCGAAAGCGGATCAGCGCAAGCTGCCGCAACCGCCGAGGTAAACAGCGCCGGCACCTACACCTTCGAATGCTCCGAGAAACTCGCAAAGGTGTATTTTCCGCAATTCCTAAGCGACGCCGATGTCCTCGCCCCGCGTGAACTGCGCCTCTGGTTCAAAGAAGAGTTCGAGAAGGCTGCGGGGGTGTATAAGGGCATTTAA
- a CDS encoding FISUMP domain-containing protein, translating into MSIMVMAKKTAQPQAEGEKTAKRTAAEMGTFVDTRDGTEYKTCKIGNQVWLAENLKFELDSDDCVAYDEDYQYFDKYGYLYSEKGLKEAVPEGWHLPSKKEWETMVRFAKKDSRCKDVLSVIASEEWIESSSDKYGFSMVAGGMRCENGDFDLIDFSAYFWCVEKTVDPISHAIGREKFYTCVRFEDGCDEIDDEDYPAYASVRLIKDAE; encoded by the coding sequence ATGTCCATTATGGTTATGGCCAAGAAAACCGCCCAGCCCCAGGCCGAGGGGGAAAAGACTGCAAAGAGAACCGCCGCCGAAATGGGTACATTCGTTGACACGCGCGACGGTACCGAATACAAGACCTGCAAAATCGGCAACCAGGTCTGGTTGGCCGAGAATCTGAAATTCGAGCTGGATTCAGACGACTGCGTCGCCTACGATGAGGATTACCAGTATTTTGACAAATACGGTTATCTATATAGCGAAAAAGGCTTGAAGGAAGCGGTTCCCGAGGGTTGGCACTTGCCGAGCAAAAAGGAATGGGAGACGATGGTCCGCTTTGCAAAGAAGGATTCCCGTTGCAAGGACGTTTTGAGCGTTATTGCCTCGGAGGAATGGATCGAGTCAAGCTCTGACAAGTACGGCTTTTCTATGGTCGCAGGTGGAATGCGTTGTGAAAACGGAGATTTTGATTTAATTGATTTTTCGGCTTATTTTTGGTGTGTCGAAAAAACGGTTGACCCGATAAGCCATGCGATTGGTCGCGAAAAATTCTATACGTGTGTGCGTTTCGAAGACGGCTGTGACGAAATCGATGACGAGGATTATCCGGCTTATGCGTCTGTCCGTCTGATTAAGGATGCGGAATAA
- a CDS encoding OmpA family protein: MREKPNPFVSISDLMAGVSAVIMLMLVVMVVRTMVMSAQAELNQKKGIFYAIKEISDSLDKGTQNVEVTDRGLTLKDAAFERGSACLSEKMDSILTQKIAPILSKKMKEYPNIRVYIEGHTDILPVKNISTDIKAKCALFDDNYSLSAGRAREARKAILNAVDNDKEIAQRIAVVGYASDKLKIKKNPEAAENRRVEIRLVVQEPEKDDAE; this comes from the coding sequence ATGCGTGAAAAACCAAATCCATTCGTTTCTATCTCCGACTTGATGGCTGGAGTTTCTGCAGTAATCATGTTGATGCTGGTTGTTATGGTTGTTCGGACGATGGTAATGTCTGCACAGGCAGAATTAAACCAAAAAAAAGGTATCTTCTATGCGATAAAAGAAATTAGTGATAGTTTGGATAAAGGTACACAAAATGTTGAAGTGACTGATAGAGGCCTTACTTTAAAAGATGCTGCGTTTGAGCGCGGAAGTGCATGTTTGAGTGAAAAAATGGATTCAATACTCACGCAAAAAATTGCACCAATCTTATCAAAGAAGATGAAAGAATACCCGAATATTCGAGTGTATATAGAAGGACATACGGACATTTTGCCTGTAAAAAATATATCTACGGACATTAAAGCAAAATGCGCCCTTTTTGATGACAATTATAGCCTTTCTGCTGGTCGAGCCAGAGAAGCGCGCAAGGCCATTTTGAATGCTGTAGACAATGATAAAGAGATTGCCCAGAGAATTGCTGTAGTCGGTTATGCTTCCGATAAGTTAAAGATAAAAAAAAATCCTGAAGCTGCGGAAAACCGCCGAGTAGAAATTCGTTTAGTTGTGCAGGAGCCGGAAAAAGATGATGCTGAATAA